The following are encoded together in the Streptomyces sp. NBC_00358 genome:
- a CDS encoding DUF4126 domain-containing protein, protein MSVLPLVFTSGWASGVNAYAVVLLLGLFGATGLSDEVPESLQRPEILVTVGVLFLCEAVADKIPYVDSVWDSVHTVIRPAAGAWVGALLAGQSGSVSDLAAGLIGGSTALASHTVKAGTRMAINTSPEPFSNFVMSTAEDLGVAGLLTFAMFHPRAAAVIAGVLLFTGLAVLYFLVSRIRRFLRRRAQRREERRMTARVGEPPGRAPRVDLD, encoded by the coding sequence GTGTCCGTACTCCCCCTGGTCTTCACCAGCGGCTGGGCCAGCGGTGTCAACGCGTACGCGGTGGTGCTGCTCCTCGGCCTCTTCGGCGCGACCGGACTGAGCGACGAGGTCCCGGAATCCCTGCAACGCCCTGAGATCCTGGTCACAGTCGGCGTTCTCTTCCTGTGCGAGGCCGTCGCCGACAAGATCCCGTACGTGGACTCGGTGTGGGACTCCGTGCACACCGTGATCCGGCCGGCGGCGGGTGCGTGGGTCGGGGCGCTGCTGGCCGGACAGAGCGGCTCGGTCTCCGATCTGGCGGCCGGCCTGATCGGCGGCTCGACGGCGCTGGCGAGCCACACGGTCAAGGCCGGGACACGGATGGCGATCAACACCTCGCCGGAGCCGTTCAGCAACTTCGTGATGAGCACCGCCGAGGACCTCGGGGTCGCGGGCCTGCTCACGTTCGCGATGTTCCATCCACGGGCCGCGGCGGTCATCGCCGGTGTCCTGCTGTTCACCGGGCTCGCGGTGCTCTACTTCCTCGTCTCGCGGATCAGACGATTCCTGCGCCGCCGTGCGCAGCGCCGGGAGGAGCGCCGGATGACCGCCCGGGTGGGGGAACCGCCGGGCCGGGCCCCGCGGGTGGACCTCGACTGA
- a CDS encoding TetR/AcrR family transcriptional regulator: MESSSTTAGGGGRREATRQKLYEAAVTLIAEQGFSATTVDEIAERAGVAKGTVYYNFASKSVLFEELLRHGVGLLTASLREAAEKTARDGGSKVDALDAMIRAGLVFINRYPAFTQLYVAELWRTNRAWQSTLMVVRQQAVAVVEDVLRDAVAGGELSDEIDIPLTAAALVGMVLVAALDWQAFQPERSLDDVHAALSRLLQGRVSGHH; encoded by the coding sequence ATGGAAAGCAGCAGCACCACGGCGGGCGGCGGCGGCCGCCGCGAGGCGACCCGGCAGAAGCTCTACGAGGCGGCCGTCACCCTGATCGCCGAACAGGGGTTCTCCGCCACCACGGTGGACGAGATCGCCGAGCGGGCCGGGGTCGCGAAGGGCACGGTCTACTACAACTTCGCGAGCAAATCGGTCCTCTTCGAAGAGCTGCTCCGCCATGGCGTGGGGCTCCTCACCGCCTCGCTGCGGGAGGCGGCGGAGAAGACCGCCCGGGACGGCGGGAGCAAGGTCGACGCGCTGGACGCGATGATCCGCGCGGGGCTCGTCTTCATCAACCGCTACCCGGCCTTCACCCAGCTGTACGTGGCGGAGCTCTGGCGCACCAACCGGGCCTGGCAGTCCACCCTGATGGTGGTGCGGCAGCAGGCGGTGGCGGTCGTCGAGGACGTACTGCGCGACGCCGTGGCGGGCGGGGAGCTCAGCGACGAGATCGACATCCCGCTGACGGCTGCGGCGCTCGTCGGGATGGTCCTGGTGGCCGCCCTGGACTGGCAGGCCTTCCAGCCGGAGCGCTCCCTGGACGACGTCCACGCGGCGCTGTCCCGGCTCCTCCAGGGACGGGTGAGCGGCCACCACTGA
- a CDS encoding YhgE/Pip domain-containing protein: protein MRAPELAFLELRRFGRGKLPRAALVALLLLPLLYGALYLWSFWDPYGRLDRIPVALVNDDKGATADGRKVTVGDSITEGLRDSDTFEWHEVSSAEARRGVEDGTYYLSLTMPGDFSERVASSSGTSPETSALQVRTNDANNYIVGQISRTVFSEVRTAASTKASRSFLDKIFISFSDIHGKTVRAADGAAQLNGGLGKAKKGSKDLADGLKEAKKGSGQLSGGMRKLTTGAGDLEDGSRQVADGTQALADKVDGVAGKVGPFLKDNEKSIGDTARLVADSTAGIRHNLDTLVKTAPVAAKGAHAASDALNTVYRGRCESLPVPDPACPELKKAKEAAADVVLVADDVNTLIADQDGDLASMDRNLKELEKQAQALADRSPHLSEDLDDAVSRIDKLNDGASAVAKGAKRLHSGLGTARTGAADLDKGVGRLETGASDLDGGLYKLVGGSGKLAGGLHDGAKRIPDYDKPDRDRRTQVMADPVQMASRDLHKAPNYGTGFAPYFIPLSLWVGAMVAYMLIQPLNRRALAAGASAWRIALAGWLPVAAVGVLQTAALMAVLHWAIGLQMVRAAGTVGFLFLVTACFAAIVQWMNARFGAAGRILVLALLMLQLTSAGGTYPVQTSPRFFNAIHPYLPMSYVVEALRRLITGGGLEPVRTACLVLTAFTVGALALTALTARRKQVWTLDRLHPELSL from the coding sequence ATGCGCGCGCCTGAACTGGCCTTTCTGGAACTCCGCCGCTTCGGCCGGGGCAAGCTTCCGCGGGCCGCGCTGGTCGCGCTCCTGCTGCTGCCCCTGCTGTACGGCGCCCTCTACCTGTGGTCCTTCTGGGACCCGTACGGCCGTCTCGACCGCATCCCGGTGGCGCTGGTGAACGACGACAAGGGGGCGACGGCCGACGGCCGGAAGGTCACGGTCGGGGACTCCATCACCGAGGGGCTGCGCGACAGCGACACCTTCGAGTGGCACGAGGTGAGCTCCGCCGAGGCCCGCCGCGGCGTGGAGGACGGCACGTACTACCTGTCGCTGACCATGCCGGGCGACTTCAGCGAGAGGGTCGCCTCCAGTTCCGGGACGTCGCCCGAGACGAGCGCGCTCCAGGTGCGGACCAACGACGCGAACAACTACATCGTCGGGCAGATCTCCCGCACCGTGTTCAGCGAGGTGCGGACGGCCGCGTCCACGAAGGCCTCGCGCTCGTTCCTGGACAAGATCTTCATCTCGTTCTCGGACATCCACGGGAAGACCGTGCGGGCCGCCGACGGAGCCGCCCAGCTCAACGGCGGCCTCGGCAAGGCGAAGAAGGGCTCCAAGGATCTGGCCGACGGCCTGAAGGAGGCCAAGAAGGGCAGCGGGCAGCTCTCCGGTGGCATGAGGAAGCTCACCACGGGCGCCGGTGACCTGGAGGACGGTTCGCGGCAGGTCGCCGACGGCACCCAGGCGCTGGCGGACAAGGTCGACGGGGTCGCGGGCAAGGTGGGCCCCTTCCTGAAGGACAACGAGAAGTCGATCGGGGACACGGCCCGGCTGGTCGCCGACTCGACCGCGGGGATCCGCCACAACCTCGACACCCTGGTGAAGACGGCTCCGGTCGCGGCCAAGGGCGCGCACGCGGCGTCCGACGCGCTGAACACCGTCTACCGCGGGCGGTGCGAGAGCCTGCCGGTCCCCGACCCGGCGTGTCCCGAGCTGAAGAAGGCCAAGGAGGCGGCCGCCGACGTCGTCCTGGTCGCCGACGACGTGAACACGCTGATAGCCGACCAGGACGGCGACCTCGCCTCGATGGACAGGAACCTGAAGGAACTGGAGAAGCAGGCGCAGGCGCTCGCCGACCGTTCGCCGCATCTCTCCGAGGACCTCGACGACGCCGTCTCCAGGATCGACAAGTTGAACGACGGGGCCTCCGCGGTCGCCAAGGGCGCGAAGAGGCTGCACTCCGGCCTGGGCACCGCCAGGACCGGCGCGGCGGACCTCGACAAGGGCGTCGGCCGGCTGGAGACCGGGGCGAGCGATCTCGACGGCGGCCTGTACAAGCTCGTCGGCGGCTCCGGGAAGCTGGCCGGCGGCCTGCACGACGGCGCGAAGCGCATCCCCGACTACGACAAGCCCGACCGCGACCGGCGCACCCAGGTCATGGCCGACCCGGTGCAGATGGCCTCCAGGGACCTGCACAAGGCGCCCAACTACGGCACGGGATTCGCCCCCTACTTCATCCCGTTGTCCCTGTGGGTCGGCGCGATGGTGGCGTACATGCTGATCCAGCCGCTGAACCGGCGCGCGCTCGCGGCGGGGGCCTCGGCGTGGCGGATCGCGCTGGCGGGATGGCTGCCGGTGGCCGCCGTCGGCGTGCTCCAGACGGCCGCCCTGATGGCGGTGCTCCACTGGGCGATCGGTCTCCAGATGGTGCGGGCGGCGGGAACCGTGGGCTTCCTGTTCCTGGTGACGGCTTGCTTCGCCGCGATCGTGCAGTGGATGAACGCGCGTTTCGGAGCGGCCGGCCGGATCCTCGTACTGGCCCTCCTGATGCTCCAGCTGACCTCGGCGGGCGGCACCTACCCCGTCCAGACCAGTCCGCGCTTCTTCAACGCGATCCACCCCTACCTGCCGATGAGCTACGTCGTCGAGGCCCTGCGCCGGCTCATCACCGGCGGTGGCCTGGAGCCGGTCCGGACGGCGTGCCTCGTACTGACGGCCTTCACCGTGGGCGCCCTCGCGCTCACCGCCCTCACGGCGCGCCGCAAGCAGGTGTGGACCCTCGACCGGCTGCACCCGGAACTGAGCCTGTGA
- a CDS encoding ATP-binding cassette domain-containing protein, translated as MDGPHGLGVTAEDFGLEGPRGWAFRGVRLDAEPGSLIAVEGPSGSGRTCLLLALTGRMKATEGTAAVGPSRLPKQLGAVRRVSALAHVPGVTDLEPALTVGEHLRERALLQRRFGGSLRALLRPRGERRREAGLRIEAALTAAGLDPETLPKGPRTAVRDLERIEALRLSVALALIGRPRLLGVDDTDLKLADAERSEVWALLRSVAESGTTVLAVCSEAPEGAVVVSTAPRDTSTTTDVQDPGPGSDSDSDSDSENENENENDDRKSADARA; from the coding sequence GTGGACGGTCCGCACGGACTGGGCGTCACGGCCGAGGACTTCGGACTCGAGGGGCCCCGCGGCTGGGCGTTCCGCGGGGTTCGTCTCGACGCGGAGCCCGGATCGCTCATCGCGGTCGAGGGGCCGTCCGGGTCCGGCCGCACGTGCCTGCTGCTCGCCCTCACGGGCCGGATGAAGGCCACCGAGGGGACGGCGGCCGTGGGCCCGTCGAGGCTGCCGAAGCAGTTGGGCGCCGTGCGCCGGGTGAGCGCGCTCGCCCATGTGCCCGGGGTCACGGACCTCGAACCCGCGTTGACCGTCGGGGAGCACCTGCGTGAACGGGCCCTGCTGCAGAGGCGGTTCGGAGGTTCGCTGCGCGCCCTGCTGCGGCCGCGCGGCGAGCGGAGGCGCGAGGCCGGGCTGCGGATCGAGGCCGCGCTGACCGCCGCCGGGCTCGACCCGGAGACGCTGCCCAAGGGCCCGCGGACCGCCGTACGCGATCTGGAACGGATCGAGGCGCTGCGGCTGTCCGTGGCGCTGGCCCTGATCGGCCGGCCGCGGCTGCTCGGTGTCGACGACACCGACCTCAAGCTCGCGGACGCCGAACGCTCCGAGGTGTGGGCCCTGTTGCGCTCTGTCGCCGAGTCCGGCACCACGGTCCTGGCGGTGTGCAGCGAGGCTCCCGAGGGCGCGGTCGTCGTGTCCACCGCACCGCGTGACACCTCGACGACCACGGACGTACAGGATCCCGGTCCCGGTTCCGACAGCGACAGCGACAGCGACAGCGAGAACGAGAACGAGAACGAGAACGACGACAGGAAGTCGGCCGATGCGCGCGCCTGA
- a CDS encoding SAV_6107 family HEPN domain-containing protein, translated as MASSSAAAARRRRATGPAPSPTGPAGDVHPVLRRATAPPAALDLLSQARAGLDEATTLETSNERYATAHLAALRTAAAVLAARARPEPTSRRRARIRSAWEVLPEIAPELTEWSALFASGATRRARAEAGIQGAATTRDADDLIRDVAVFLRLVERMLVLQPVLPQPRQDGDRERADRGVPDAG; from the coding sequence ATGGCCAGCTCGTCCGCAGCCGCCGCCCGTCGGCGCCGCGCCACCGGCCCTGCCCCCTCACCGACCGGACCGGCGGGCGACGTCCACCCCGTGCTCCGCCGGGCCACGGCCCCGCCCGCCGCCCTCGACCTGCTCTCCCAGGCCCGCGCCGGACTCGACGAGGCGACGACCCTGGAAACGTCCAACGAGCGTTACGCGACGGCCCACTTGGCCGCGCTGCGCACCGCCGCTGCCGTCCTCGCCGCGCGCGCCCGCCCGGAGCCCACCTCCCGGCGCAGGGCCCGCATCCGCAGCGCCTGGGAAGTACTCCCGGAGATCGCGCCCGAACTGACCGAGTGGAGCGCGCTGTTCGCCTCCGGGGCCACCCGCCGTGCCCGCGCCGAGGCCGGCATCCAGGGAGCCGCCACCACCCGCGACGCCGACGACCTGATACGCGACGTCGCCGTGTTCCTGCGTCTCGTCGAGCGGATGCTGGTGCTGCAGCCCGTGCTGCCCCAGCCCCGGCAGGACGGAGACCGGGAACGGGCGGACAGGGGGGTCCCGGACGCGGGTTGA
- a CDS encoding methyltransferase, whose product MSDPMRPRASLRTAVVWEVLKDALDRRVKAAGRESLDVLDTGGGSGNFAVPVARLGHRVTVVDPSPNALFALERRAAEAGVADRVQGVQGDAHGLFDVVERGGYDAVLCHGVLEYVDDPAEGVRNVVDALRPEGVLSLLAAGLGGAVLARALAGHFNEARHALDDPDGRWGEGDPVPHRFTAEQLTSLVAGAGLHVGAVHGVRVFADLVPGVLVDTEPGALEALLKLEAAAAEVAAFHSVATQLHVLGEARGVAGD is encoded by the coding sequence GTGTCGGACCCGATGCGCCCCCGCGCTTCTCTCCGTACCGCCGTCGTCTGGGAAGTCCTCAAGGACGCCCTGGACCGTCGGGTCAAGGCCGCCGGGCGGGAGTCGCTGGACGTACTGGACACGGGCGGCGGCAGCGGCAACTTCGCCGTGCCCGTCGCCCGCCTCGGCCACCGTGTCACCGTCGTCGACCCCAGCCCGAACGCGCTGTTCGCGCTTGAGCGCCGCGCCGCCGAGGCCGGTGTCGCCGACCGCGTGCAGGGTGTCCAGGGAGACGCGCACGGACTGTTCGACGTGGTCGAGCGCGGAGGGTACGACGCCGTGCTGTGCCACGGCGTCCTGGAGTACGTCGACGACCCGGCCGAGGGTGTCCGCAACGTGGTGGACGCACTGCGGCCCGAGGGTGTGCTCAGCCTGCTCGCCGCGGGCCTGGGCGGAGCCGTGCTGGCCCGTGCCCTCGCCGGGCACTTCAACGAGGCCCGGCACGCCCTCGACGACCCGGACGGACGCTGGGGCGAGGGTGATCCCGTCCCGCACCGGTTCACCGCCGAACAGCTCACCTCCCTGGTCGCCGGCGCCGGTCTGCACGTCGGGGCCGTGCACGGCGTACGGGTCTTCGCGGACCTGGTGCCGGGGGTCCTGGTGGACACCGAGCCGGGCGCTCTGGAGGCCCTGCTGAAGCTGGAGGCGGCGGCGGCCGAAGTCGCCGCGTTCCACTCCGTGGCCACACAGCTCCACGTTCTCGGTGAGGCCCGAGGGGTCGCCGGGGACTGA
- a CDS encoding DUF3040 domain-containing protein, protein MPLSEHEQRMLEQMERALYAEDPKFATALEGSGLRTYTRRRVYQAVAGFLVGIALLIAGMATIQIWLSVVGFLVMLGCAALAVTGWRKAPKPGEQPAASGSPAARRQVRQRRSMMDRIEQRWQRRRDEQGGN, encoded by the coding sequence GTGCCGCTCTCGGAGCACGAGCAGCGAATGCTCGAGCAGATGGAGCGAGCGCTGTACGCCGAAGATCCCAAGTTCGCGACAGCGCTTGAGGGAAGCGGGCTGCGTACGTACACCCGGCGACGGGTTTACCAGGCGGTCGCGGGCTTCCTGGTGGGTATCGCGCTCCTCATTGCTGGAATGGCCACGATTCAGATCTGGCTGAGCGTGGTGGGCTTCCTCGTCATGCTCGGCTGTGCGGCGCTTGCCGTCACCGGTTGGCGCAAAGCTCCCAAGCCGGGTGAACAGCCGGCCGCGTCGGGCTCGCCCGCCGCTCGCCGTCAGGTCCGACAACGCCGTTCCATGATGGACCGGATCGAACAGCGCTGGCAGCGCCGTCGCGACGAGCAGGGCGGTAACTGA